In Vanessa atalanta chromosome 19, ilVanAtal1.2, whole genome shotgun sequence, one DNA window encodes the following:
- the LOC125071391 gene encoding histidine-rich protein PFHRP-II-like produces the protein MKTAISLLCVAACVAAVQVGYVAPATSYVYRSDNGGPASLIQVGAHGYQQPQAFAPPLPIGQPLKAVEAYDLAPIPLPYVAAKPIIIEDAEEDDESSDEGSEESSEEELAGEDVGHEVGGGSAYGEEHHAAKGEKGAKGYHSQDHHAKGIAGKYGKEHKEGYFHEAKGEKGEHHDEADAHGKHHEAGNSYKGGDHGHKKHFSKGEEVTGYHKVFHKDEFKKDHDFYDVADNSGNFKKHGSQDAHHGSEAGGHKKGGHSDSGFNKGGYGKSGFHAKGVVDEADQGHSSEEGADSHYKHHEDYGKKAGGGQEKEYAFGGADGDYEENDKHDDEE, from the coding sequence ATGAAGACAGCAATCAGCCTGTTATGTGTGGCAGCCTGTGTGGCGGCCGTCCAGGTCGGGTACGTAGCTCCAGCCACGAGTTACGTTTACCGAAGCGATAATGGTGGACCAGCCAGCCTCATCCAGGTTGGAGCGCACGGCTACCAGCAGCCACAAGCATTTGCGCCTCCTTTACCTATCGGTCAACCATTAAAAGCGGTTGAGGCTTACGATTTGGCACCAATCCCGTTGCCTTATGTAGCCGCTAAACCCATCATAATTGAAGATGCAGAGGAAGATGATGAGAGTTCTGATGAAGGTTCTGAGGAAAGCAGCGAGGAGGAACTGGCTGGGGAAGACGTCGGACACGAAGTTGGTGGTGGCAGTGCTTACGGTGAGGAACATCATGCTGCCAAGGGCGAAAAAGGCGCCAAGGGCTACCACAGCCAAGATCATCATGCCAAAGGAATCGCTGGCAAGTATGGCAAGGAACATAAGGAAGGTTACTTCCATGAAGCTAAAGGAGAAAAGGGTGAGCACCATGACGAAGCAGACGCTCACGGAAAACATCACGAAGCCGGAAACAGTTACAAAGGAGGAGATCATGGCCACAAGAAACATTTCAGCAAGGGCGAAGAAGTAACCGGCTACCACAAGGTCTTCCACAAGGACGAGTTCAAGAAAGATCACGACTTCTACGATGTGGCCGACAACAGTGGAAACTTCAAAAAGCACGGATCCCAAGATGCTCATCACGGTTCTGAAGCTGGCGGTCACAAGAAGGGAGGACACAGCGACTCAGGCTTTAACAAGGGCGGTTATGGTAAATCTGGATTCCATGCTAAGGGTGTAGTGGATGAAGCTGATCAAGGTCATTCCTCTGAGGAAGGTGCTGACAGTCATTACAAGCACCACGAGGACTACGGGAAAAAGGCAGGTGGGGGTCAGGAGAAAGAATATGCCTTTGGTGGAGCCGATGGTGATTACGAAGAAAACGACAAGCACGACGACGAAGAATGA